A genomic segment from Actinomyces lilanjuaniae encodes:
- a CDS encoding HAD-IIA family hydrolase translates to MRRPHHLVRHQDPALLSFPTELAQAYVFDLDGTIYLGDQLLPGARRLVAELRRQGVPVRFLSNNPTRDPQQYLDKLRGLGVCVHPEEICSTVVTTTRWLREHHPGAKVFAIAEEPLKRALAQAGIVLTEDPEEIDIVVASYDRTFDYRKLQTAFDAIWFYQRAFLIQTNPDPYCPFPGGRGEPDCAAVTAAIEACTGHRCRVSLGKPSPLMVAEALRGLEVEVSQCVMVGDRLATDIQMALDAGMGSACVLTGEATASDIASLEPSRRPRWVLDRVDRLVPAGTWQRLGWSEDE, encoded by the coding sequence ATGAGACGCCCCCACCACCTGGTCCGCCACCAGGACCCAGCCCTGCTCTCCTTCCCCACCGAGCTCGCCCAGGCCTACGTGTTCGACCTTGATGGCACCATCTACCTGGGGGACCAGCTCCTCCCCGGCGCCAGAAGACTGGTCGCAGAGCTGAGGAGGCAGGGTGTCCCGGTGCGCTTCCTGTCGAACAACCCGACCAGGGACCCGCAGCAGTACCTGGACAAGCTCCGCGGCCTGGGAGTCTGCGTCCACCCTGAGGAGATCTGCAGCACCGTGGTGACCACGACCCGGTGGCTGCGCGAGCACCACCCCGGTGCCAAGGTCTTTGCCATCGCCGAGGAGCCTCTCAAGCGGGCACTGGCACAGGCGGGCATCGTCCTGACCGAGGACCCGGAGGAGATCGACATCGTCGTCGCCTCCTACGACCGCACCTTCGACTACCGCAAGCTCCAGACTGCCTTCGACGCCATCTGGTTCTACCAGCGAGCCTTCCTCATCCAGACCAACCCGGACCCGTACTGCCCTTTCCCGGGCGGGCGTGGCGAGCCGGACTGCGCCGCCGTCACCGCAGCCATCGAGGCGTGCACCGGCCACAGGTGCCGGGTCAGCCTGGGCAAGCCCTCCCCGCTCATGGTGGCCGAGGCGCTGCGGGGCCTGGAGGTGGAGGTGTCCCAGTGCGTCATGGTGGGCGACCGCCTGGCCACCGACATCCAGATGGCGCTGGACGCCGGCATGGGATCGGCCTGCGTGCTGACCGGGGAGGCCACCGCCTCCGACATCGCCTCCCTGGAGCCGTCGCGTCGGCCCCGCTGGGTCCTTGACCGCGTTGACCGGCTCGTACCCGCAGGGACGTGGCAGCGGCTGGGGTGGTCCGAGGACGAGTGA